In the Engystomops pustulosus chromosome 2, aEngPut4.maternal, whole genome shotgun sequence genome, one interval contains:
- the RFC3 gene encoding replication factor C subunit 3 isoform X2 translates to MCLLRELYGAGVEKLRIEHQTITTPSKKKIEISTIASNYHLEVNPSDAGNSDRVVIQELLKTVAQSQQLETSTQRDFKVVLLTEVDKLTKDAQHALRRTMEKYMSTCRLILCCNSTSKVISPIRSRCLAVRVPAPSTDEICTVLFNVCKKEGLSLPQELARKIAEKSGRNLRKALLICEACRVQQYPFSSDQDLPETDWEVYVKETANAIVSQQTPQRLLEVRGRLYELLTHCIPPEIIMKSLLSELLNNCDGQLKGEVAQMAAHYEHRLQLGSKAIYHLEAFVAKFMAIYKRFMEDGLEAMMF, encoded by the exons aCTCCATCAAAGAAGAAAATTGAGATTAGCACAATAGCAAGCAACTATCATCTGGAGGTCAATCCAAG CGATGCCGGCAATAGTGATCGTGTTGTGATCCAAGAGTTATTGAAAACCGTCGCCCAGTCCCAGCAGCTTGAGACAAGCACTCAGAGGGATTTCAAAG TTGTTTTACTAACAGAAGTGGATAAACTGACTAAAGATGCTCAGCACGCCCTGAGGAGGACCATGGAGAAGTATATGTCTACCTGTAGGCTTATCTTGTGTTGTAATTCTACATCCAAGGTCATTTCTCCAATAAGAAGCAGATGTTTGGCAGTGCGGGTGCCAGCTCCAAGCACCGATGAG ATCTGCACAGTTCTATTTAATGTGTGCAAGAAAGAAGGACTCTCTCTACCACAAGAACTTGCACGCAAGATCGCAGAGAAATCTGGCCGCAACCTCCGCAAAGCGCTTCTTATTTGTGAGGCCTGTCGTGTTCAACA ATATCCCTTCAGCTCAGATCAAGACCTACCAGAGACAGACTGGGAGGTTTATGTGAAGGAGACGGCCAATGCCATAGTCAGTCAGCAAACTCCACAAAG GTTGCTGGAGGTCCGGGGACGACTTTACGAACTCTTAACTCACTGTATTCCACCTGAGATTATAATGAAG TCACTATTATCAGAGCTCCTGAATAACTGTGACGGGCAGCTGAAAGGTGAGGTAGCGCAGATGGCTGCGCACTACGAGCACCGCCTGCAGCTGGGAAGCAAAGCCATCTATCATCTGGAGGCGTTCGTAGCAAAATTTATGGCCATCTACAAGAGATTCATGGAGGATGGACTTGAAGCCATGATGTTCTAG